The following are encoded in a window of Novosphingobium sp. ZN18A2 genomic DNA:
- a CDS encoding S8 family serine peptidase, which produces MVRILVNCLLLPLFAVSAACLPGHALAQARGGPPAGLPAGMPPGIPAGPPSGPPAGPPGGMPDGPPVLPPHGPPVWAGEGVTNAPNGADGIASAQAVRAQALAKRERARAAQRLKADPRAYEVDRNGALAIRGEVLATGLDAADLARIERKGFSILRRDEIAGLGTTLAVVVRDGTPAERAVRMLRRIAPHGTYALNHVMFESGTAAGPATVRAGQGDGGGRSVKVGMIDTGVAPQVGSTARITLVQRNFTQDGSDPELHGTAVAELLARPGGAVSIYAADIFGSAPHDGTSELLIRALGWMSAQRVPVVNVSMVGPANPIVGAVMHKLIGLGFTIVAPVGNDGPAAKPLYPASYPGVIAVSGAGADGRLLPEASRVKRVDFVAPGMASVAGVSGRETTVRGTSFAAPVISRLLADRIARPDRDQARRAIAALTREARKPDRDRRWFGHGLVGGATSAR; this is translated from the coding sequence ATGGTTCGGATCTTGGTAAACTGCCTGTTGCTGCCGCTTTTCGCGGTGAGCGCTGCCTGCCTGCCGGGCCATGCGCTGGCGCAGGCCCGCGGCGGACCGCCGGCAGGGCTTCCGGCGGGAATGCCTCCCGGAATACCGGCCGGTCCGCCGTCTGGGCCGCCGGCTGGGCCGCCGGGCGGGATGCCGGATGGTCCGCCCGTCCTTCCGCCGCACGGCCCGCCGGTCTGGGCCGGTGAGGGCGTGACCAATGCGCCCAACGGGGCAGATGGCATCGCAAGTGCGCAAGCCGTGCGGGCGCAGGCATTGGCAAAGCGTGAAAGGGCGCGCGCGGCGCAACGTCTCAAGGCCGATCCTCGCGCTTATGAAGTTGACCGGAACGGTGCGCTGGCCATCCGGGGCGAAGTGCTTGCCACGGGCCTCGATGCGGCCGATCTCGCCAGGATAGAGCGCAAGGGCTTTTCGATCCTGCGCCGGGACGAGATTGCGGGCCTTGGCACGACGCTTGCCGTCGTGGTGCGCGACGGCACCCCTGCGGAGCGCGCGGTCCGGATGTTGCGGCGCATTGCGCCGCACGGGACATATGCCCTCAATCACGTAATGTTCGAAAGCGGCACTGCCGCCGGCCCGGCGACAGTGCGCGCAGGGCAGGGCGATGGTGGCGGGCGCAGCGTCAAAGTGGGGATGATCGATACCGGCGTTGCGCCGCAGGTCGGGTCGACCGCACGCATAACGCTGGTCCAGCGCAATTTTACGCAGGACGGAAGCGATCCCGAACTCCACGGGACCGCGGTTGCCGAACTGCTTGCCCGGCCGGGCGGTGCGGTGTCGATCTATGCGGCGGATATCTTCGGCTCCGCGCCGCATGACGGGACATCGGAATTGCTGATCCGGGCGCTCGGCTGGATGTCTGCGCAGCGTGTGCCGGTGGTAAATGTCAGCATGGTTGGCCCGGCCAATCCCATCGTGGGTGCGGTAATGCATAAGCTGATCGGGCTTGGCTTCACCATCGTCGCGCCGGTCGGTAACGACGGTCCCGCCGCGAAACCGCTTTATCCCGCTTCCTATCCCGGGGTCATCGCGGTGTCGGGAGCGGGTGCGGACGGGCGGCTTTTGCCAGAGGCGAGCCGTGTGAAGCGTGTCGATTTCGTCGCACCGGGCATGGCCAGCGTTGCCGGTGTGTCAGGCCGGGAAACGACGGTGCGCGGCACCTCGTTCGCGGCGCCGGTGATCAGCCGCTTGCTTGCTGACAGGATCGCCAGGCCGGATCGGGATCAGGCCCGCCGCGCCATCGCCGCGCTTACCCGCGAAGCGCGCAAACCGGACAGGGATCGCCGCTGGTTCGGCCACGGCCTTGTCGGCGGGGCCACCAGCGCGCGCTGA
- a CDS encoding transporter: MKVLRVAVTGIGLVASLAIGTSAMAGTADSTGDGQEAVQAPSTDVGRTGGLFANSSFELATGADYSVGHYGAAVDTSVWSIPLDMKAQIGRLRLQASLPYEFINGPGQLVGGVIVSSPNSTTTTSRSGIGDLNLSAAYLLARENGVLPSIEVGGGVKLPTAKTSIGTGETDFSVNASFYKSVGTGAMLFGSVGYSWLGSPAAYQLKDGLTASGGLNLRPASNQNYGVSVAYREPVADGLSGQAVVSPYMTYRFSKLLGVTLYGMAGLNDASPRIGAGLRLTVFQ; encoded by the coding sequence ATGAAAGTTTTAAGGGTTGCAGTGACAGGCATCGGCCTCGTCGCCAGTCTCGCGATCGGCACAAGCGCCATGGCCGGAACCGCGGACAGCACGGGCGACGGACAAGAGGCCGTGCAGGCACCTTCGACCGACGTGGGCCGCACAGGCGGGCTGTTCGCCAACTCGAGCTTCGAACTGGCGACCGGCGCGGACTATTCGGTCGGCCATTACGGCGCCGCGGTCGATACGTCGGTCTGGAGCATTCCGCTGGACATGAAAGCCCAGATCGGACGTTTGCGGTTGCAGGCGTCGTTGCCATACGAATTCATCAACGGCCCCGGCCAGCTGGTTGGCGGCGTGATCGTTTCTTCGCCGAACAGCACCACGACGACGTCACGTTCGGGCATCGGCGATCTGAACTTGTCGGCCGCCTATCTGCTCGCCCGTGAAAACGGGGTGCTGCCGTCGATCGAAGTGGGCGGCGGCGTCAAGCTGCCAACTGCCAAGACCAGCATTGGCACCGGAGAGACCGATTTTTCGGTCAATGCCAGCTTCTACAAGTCTGTCGGAACGGGCGCGATGCTGTTCGGCTCGGTCGGGTATTCGTGGCTTGGCAGCCCGGCGGCCTATCAGTTGAAGGACGGCCTTACTGCGTCGGGCGGGCTGAACCTTCGGCCGGCATCCAACCAGAATTACGGGGTCAGCGTTGCCTATCGCGAACCGGTTGCGGACGGCCTTAGCGGGCAGGCGGTCGTCTCACCCTACATGACTTATCGCTTCAGCAAGCTGCTGGGCGTGACGCTTTACGGCATGGCCGGGCTCAACGATGCCAGTCCGCGCATCGGTGCGGGCCTGCGCCTTACCGTTTTCCAATAA
- a CDS encoding nitric-oxide reductase large subunit, producing the protein MNSKKLWLWLGAIFIASFAVLGWLGRDIYVQAPPVPDKVVSASGATIYTRAQIEAGREVWQSLGGMEMGSVWGHGSYVAPDWGADWLHREATTMLDNWAKADRGIAYGALSPEHQAALRVRLVNDLRTNTYDAKTRTITVSDARAKAMTSVADHYAKLFSTDPDLHQLRVDYALPEKTLSNPEDRTELGAFFFWTSWASVTDRPGQAISYTSNWPHDELVGNTPAASIGMWSVASFLFLIIGIGWLVWYQARRGEDDHAVAPAHDPFAAMTPTPSMRATTKYFVTVIGLFLTQVLLGAITAHYAVEGQDFYGIAISDILPYALTRTWHTQLAVLWIATAWLATGLYVAPMLSGHEPKFQRLGVNVLWVALLVVVIGSFAGEWLGVQQKLGHGALNFWFGHMGLEYVDLGRFWAILLFAGLMIWLALVGRALWPALRTPSESRGLIGMVFVSTISIGLFFGAALTWGRHTPLSLIEYFRWWVVHLWVEGFFEVFATAVIALIFSGLGLVRARAANTAVIFSTAVFLTGGILGTLHHLYFSGTTTPVIAWGAMFSALEVVPLALLGVEALHNYRMTRAAPWVATYRWPILFFVAVSFWNLVGAGVLGFSINPPISLYYVQGLNLTPSHGHSALFGVYGMLGIGLMLFCLRTAFRDGAWSDAMLKPTFWALNIGLGAMVFLSLVPAGIYQAYQSVTKGFWYARSPAVVHSPVMETLVWMRVPGDVIFSIGAIILALFMARLLLGRGGSATKAWDTPDLIPAE; encoded by the coding sequence ATGAATTCGAAAAAGCTATGGCTATGGCTGGGAGCGATCTTCATCGCTTCGTTCGCCGTACTCGGCTGGCTGGGGCGCGACATCTATGTCCAGGCTCCGCCGGTGCCGGACAAGGTCGTGTCCGCAAGCGGCGCCACGATCTACACCAGGGCGCAGATAGAGGCGGGCCGCGAGGTCTGGCAATCGCTGGGCGGGATGGAGATGGGTTCCGTCTGGGGGCACGGCAGCTATGTCGCGCCGGACTGGGGGGCGGACTGGCTGCACCGCGAAGCCACCACGATGCTGGACAACTGGGCAAAGGCGGATCGGGGCATCGCCTATGGCGCGCTTTCGCCCGAACACCAGGCCGCGCTGCGGGTGCGGCTGGTGAACGACCTGCGCACCAATACCTATGATGCGAAGACGCGGACGATCACCGTATCCGATGCCCGCGCGAAGGCGATGACATCCGTCGCGGATCACTATGCGAAATTGTTCAGCACCGATCCCGACCTGCACCAGCTGCGGGTCGATTACGCGCTTCCGGAAAAGACGTTGAGCAACCCGGAAGACCGGACCGAGCTTGGCGCGTTTTTCTTCTGGACATCCTGGGCAAGCGTGACGGACCGGCCCGGACAGGCAATCAGCTATACCAGCAACTGGCCGCATGACGAACTGGTGGGCAACACGCCCGCGGCCTCGATCGGCATGTGGTCGGTCGCCAGTTTCCTGTTCCTGATCATCGGGATCGGCTGGCTGGTCTGGTACCAGGCGCGCCGGGGCGAAGACGATCACGCGGTCGCACCCGCGCACGATCCGTTCGCGGCGATGACGCCGACTCCGTCGATGCGGGCGACGACCAAGTATTTCGTCACGGTCATCGGCCTGTTCCTCACGCAAGTCCTGCTGGGGGCGATCACCGCGCACTATGCGGTCGAAGGGCAGGATTTCTATGGCATCGCCATATCGGACATCCTTCCCTACGCGCTGACGCGCACATGGCACACGCAGCTCGCGGTGCTGTGGATCGCGACGGCGTGGCTGGCGACGGGGCTTTACGTGGCGCCGATGCTTTCGGGGCATGAACCGAAGTTCCAGCGGCTTGGGGTCAATGTGCTGTGGGTCGCGCTGCTGGTGGTGGTGATCGGCTCTTTCGCTGGCGAATGGCTGGGCGTGCAGCAAAAGCTGGGCCACGGTGCGCTGAACTTCTGGTTCGGGCACATGGGGCTTGAATATGTCGATCTCGGCCGGTTCTGGGCGATCCTGCTGTTTGCGGGGCTGATGATCTGGCTGGCGCTGGTGGGCCGCGCCCTGTGGCCCGCGCTGCGCACGCCTTCGGAAAGCCGGGGGCTGATCGGGATGGTCTTCGTCTCGACGATCTCCATCGGCCTGTTCTTCGGTGCCGCGCTCACGTGGGGACGGCACACACCGCTTTCGCTGATCGAATACTTCCGCTGGTGGGTCGTCCACCTGTGGGTCGAAGGCTTCTTCGAAGTGTTCGCAACGGCGGTGATCGCGCTGATCTTCTCCGGGCTTGGCCTGGTGCGGGCACGCGCGGCCAATACCGCGGTAATCTTTTCCACCGCGGTGTTCCTGACCGGCGGCATCCTTGGCACGCTCCATCACCTCTATTTCTCAGGCACGACCACGCCGGTCATCGCCTGGGGCGCGATGTTCTCCGCGCTGGAGGTGGTGCCGCTGGCCCTGCTGGGCGTGGAAGCACTGCACAACTATCGCATGACGCGTGCTGCGCCGTGGGTGGCGACGTATCGCTGGCCGATCCTGTTCTTTGTCGCGGTTTCCTTCTGGAACCTCGTGGGGGCAGGCGTGCTGGGCTTTTCGATCAACCCGCCGATCTCGCTCTACTATGTGCAGGGGTTGAACCTTACGCCCAGCCACGGCCATTCCGCGCTGTTCGGGGTCTATGGCATGTTGGGCATCGGCCTGATGCTGTTCTGCCTGCGAACCGCGTTTCGCGATGGTGCGTGGTCGGACGCGATGCTGAAGCCGACGTTCTGGGCGCTGAACATCGGGCTTGGCGCGATGGTGTTCCTCAGCCTTGTTCCGGCGGGGATCTACCAGGCGTACCAGAGCGTGACGAAAGGCTTCTGGTATGCCCGCTCTCCGGCGGTCGTCCACTCTCCGGTCATGGAGACGCTGGTGTGGATGCGCGTGCCCGGTGACGTCATATTCTCGATAGGGGCGATCATCCTTGCGCTGTTCATGGCCCGCCTGCTGCTTGGACGCGGCGGCAGCGCCACGAAAGCGTGGGATACGCCAGACCTGATCCCCGCTGAGTAG
- a CDS encoding NnrS family protein, producing the protein MKSHSERFDRLMALPPILRGGFRPFFLGGACWAAIVVTLWLLALSGRIVIPSRFDALAWHRHEMLFGYLSGVVAGFLMTAIPNWTGRLPIAGRPLAAMALLWLAARLAVLFSNAVGIFPAMALDVGFLATLAFVAAREVLAARNRNVPVVIVVSLLALGDLLDYLELLGAPVPAGIGWRLGFGLILLLVALIGGRIIPSFTRNWLMKQGERERLPSQPTRFDLASLGLLGIAMATWVAAPDAVAAGALLIAAGLMQFVRLARWRGVACWREPLVAVLHVGFAFVPVGLVMLGLSHFVRCVPASGSLHLLGAGAMAAMTLAVMTRATLGHTGRALRADGVTVAIYALLGLGAVLRFAASALPMDYIHALWLAGAPWVAAFALFALRYGPMLAGPRPDGKP; encoded by the coding sequence ATGAAATCGCATTCCGAACGCTTCGACAGGCTTATGGCGCTTCCGCCGATCCTGCGCGGTGGCTTTCGTCCGTTCTTCCTTGGCGGCGCGTGCTGGGCGGCCATTGTGGTTACGCTGTGGCTGTTGGCGCTTTCCGGCCGGATCGTCATTCCCTCGCGCTTCGATGCGCTGGCCTGGCATCGGCATGAAATGCTGTTCGGCTATCTGTCCGGTGTCGTCGCCGGATTCCTGATGACGGCGATCCCCAACTGGACCGGTCGCTTGCCGATCGCGGGCAGGCCGCTGGCGGCGATGGCCTTGCTGTGGCTGGCGGCGCGCCTTGCGGTGTTGTTTTCGAACGCGGTGGGAATCTTCCCGGCGATGGCGCTCGACGTTGGATTCCTGGCGACTCTGGCCTTCGTCGCTGCGCGCGAAGTGCTGGCCGCGCGCAATCGCAACGTGCCCGTTGTAATCGTGGTGAGCCTGCTCGCGCTGGGCGACCTGCTCGATTATCTGGAGCTTCTGGGCGCGCCTGTTCCTGCCGGAATCGGCTGGCGTCTGGGCTTCGGGCTGATCCTGCTGCTTGTCGCACTCATCGGCGGACGGATCATTCCATCGTTCACGCGCAACTGGCTGATGAAACAGGGAGAGCGCGAGCGGTTGCCGTCGCAGCCAACGCGGTTCGACTTGGCATCGCTCGGTTTGCTTGGCATAGCGATGGCCACCTGGGTTGCCGCGCCCGATGCAGTGGCGGCAGGCGCGTTGCTGATCGCTGCCGGGCTGATGCAATTCGTGCGGCTGGCAAGGTGGCGCGGCGTGGCCTGTTGGCGCGAGCCGCTGGTTGCGGTGCTGCACGTTGGCTTCGCATTCGTTCCGGTCGGACTGGTCATGCTGGGCCTCAGCCACTTCGTCCGGTGCGTGCCGGCCTCCGGTTCGCTGCACTTGCTGGGGGCAGGGGCGATGGCAGCGATGACGCTGGCGGTGATGACCCGCGCGACGCTGGGCCACACCGGCCGCGCGCTTCGGGCAGATGGCGTGACGGTGGCGATCTATGCCCTGCTGGGGCTGGGCGCCGTGCTGCGCTTTGCCGCTTCTGCGCTGCCGATGGACTATATCCATGCGCTGTGGCTCGCGGGTGCGCCGTGGGTTGCCGCGTTCGCGCTGTTCGCGCTGCGATATGGTCCGATGCTTGCGGGGCCGCGTCCGGACGGGAAGCCTTGA